The sequence below is a genomic window from Humulus lupulus chromosome 3, drHumLupu1.1, whole genome shotgun sequence.
TCTTTGAGATGGGGCATTTTCCAGCCAAGCTTCATAATACAACCATTTCTTTGGTCCCTAAAACAGATACTCCTGCAAGGGCAGTGGACTACAGGCCCATTGCTTGTTGTTCCACAATATACAAGTGTATTTATAAACTATTGTGTTCCCGTTTGGCCAAGGCCCTTCCTGGTTTAGTTCAACAGAACTAAGGTGCCTTTATTCAGGGTAAATCGATTGCTCATAATATCTTGATGTTTCAAGATCTAATCAAGCATTATGGACGGAAAACTACCTCTCCTAGATGTGCCATCAAGATTGACTTAAGAAAAGCTTATGATACAATTGATTGGTGGTTCCTTGAAGACCTTTTGAAGTCCTTATGTTTCCCTATGAGGTTTATCGGTTGGATTATGACCTGTCTAAAAAACACAACTTACTCCTTGCTTATGAATGGAAGAGTTCAAGGTAGATTCAAAGGTGAGAAAGGGCTGTGACAAGGAGATCCTATATCTCCTCTTCTGTTTGTCCTAATAATGGAGTATCTAACTTGGAGACTTCAACTGGCAGCTCAAAGTTCTACATTCAGAGATCACCCTATGTGCAAAAGCCTTAAACTTCTGAGTCTTTGCTTTGTTGATGACTTGATTTTATTGTGCAAAGGGACTCAATCTTCTGTTAGGGTGCTTAAAATAGCTCTAGAGGAGTTTAGTTCTGCTACAGGGCTCCAAGTTAATCCTAGCAAGTCTCACATTTATTTTGGGGGAGTGACTACATCGACTAGAGAGACCATTGCTCATGAGATTCAACTTACTAAAGGGTCTTTTCCTCTCAAGTACTTGGGAGTTCCTATGCGGCCTACTATGTGGAAACTTGAGGATTGTggcattattattaaaaatatcaaaCTGAGGTTACATACTTGGGCGAGTAGGCATCTTTCTTATGCGGGCAGAGTTCAACTTATTCATTCAGTGTTGTTTGGTCTTCGAAATTACTGGATGAGCATATTTGTTCTTCTCCAAAGTGCTGTTAAGGAAGTTGAGAAGCTTTGTCGTGGCTTTCTTTGGGGTCTCAATGGTAATAGAAATAAGATTCACATAGCCTCTTGGAAGAAAGTATGTCTCCCAAAGGCCTATGGTGGTCTCGGTTTCAGGGATGGTTCCAATTGGAACCGTGCTATTCTAGCTAAATATATTTGGGCCATTTTTGAGAAGCATGATTAGCTTTGGGTCAAGTGGATCAACTCTGTTTATTTGAAAGACTCCAACTTCTGGGATTACAAGCTAAAATCAAATTCAAGTTGGTATTGGAGAAAACTTTGTCACTTGAGGGGAAAATTTAGCCAATTTGAAGTGAGAGCAGCTGGTTTAACAGGGACATTTAGAGCTTCTAAACTCTATAACAGCTCTCTTTGCCAACAACAAGTTGACTATCATCAAGCAGTTTGGTGCAAGATATCTCTCCCTAAGCATAGATTTTTACTTTGGCAAGTTGTGAACTCTCACCTTCTTACTAGAGATATCATGATCAGGTTTTGTGTTCCACTTGATTCAATGTTATGTCCTGTTTGTGGTCTCTATAATGAAAGTCACACTCATCTCTTCTTTGAGTGTTATCTTTCCCAGAAGGTGACAGATTTAATCTTCAACTAGATGGGGTTTACAGCTTGGCCTTTTGAGTTTACTGGGTGGACTAATTGGCTTGCTAGTAGAAGAACAAGGATCATTCCTTCTATCACCTATATGATTCTTGCTGCTGTTGTTTATAATCTCTGGAGGAACCGAAATAGATGCATTTTTTATAGCTTTTCTTGGACTGCTGATTGTATAGCTAATGATATAAAGATTATAGTTCATTACAGATTATTCATTGTCAAGAATAGGAAGATGACAATACAAGAACAAAGATTTATAGACAAAATTAATATGTAATTCGGTTGGGTGGGGAGCTAGTGATCTCTTTGTTTGTATAGTTTCGGATTTGTTGTAttggttggttgattaatgaagttcttttccttcttgataaaaaaaaaatctcaaatttattggagctttgaattataggtccataggtccccacagcggctctatcaacactattcaaggcaagagttgatataaaggggaaaatggttgaaagacatatttaagaagaaatttgtttttcgggccaaatatgcaattatgtgataataatgattaattaattaattgtaattaaaaaaattaattaatatttaattattttgtaatttttgaaattatattaaataattaatttaatttttgaaattatattaaataattaattaattataatttttaaaattataatgaattaaatatttaatttcaaattttatattagttttaattaattagtagaattaattaaatatatttatttgagtgggagataataatctaataagttcaaattggatttgaatttaaaagattgatatttattcaaataattaattatatttgataattagttaaaaagatatttaattcaaatttgaattaattatcgggttgttagatttttatctcacaaaatagtttgaataaataattaaataaaaatagaaaaatcaaatatccctaaaatatagggtggtacacgaccacacacagttggcgtgtactgcataattttcagggatagatttttcaattttattcatttaattaattcactagtgtttggatattttcattaataagataattaattaattaaaagataaattgtaagctggttacagatttattttttaaattttaatattttatttttaagtaagacttatcagaaaataataaaagagatacattcaag
It includes:
- the LOC133825046 gene encoding uncharacterized protein LOC133825046 translates to MEYLTWRLQLAAQSSTFRDHPMCKSLKLLSLCFVDDLILLCKGTQSSVRVLKIALEEFSSATGLQVNPSKSHIYFGGVTTSTRETIAHEIQLTKGSFPLKYLGVPMRPTMWKLEDCGIIIKNIKLRLHTWASRHLSYAGRVQLIHSVLFGLRNYWMSIFVLLQSAVKEVEKLCRGFLWGLNGNRNKIHIASWKKVCLPKAYGGLGFRDGSNWNRAILAKYIWAIFEKHD